The proteins below come from a single Haemorhous mexicanus isolate bHaeMex1 chromosome 20, bHaeMex1.pri, whole genome shotgun sequence genomic window:
- the LOC132336738 gene encoding TBC1 domain family member 24-like isoform X1 yields the protein MPEAQGPAQLPRDVLGRPPKELKRLAREGCWAGSHAGRARLYPRLIQRVSCRLVTPDALVYRDVAARLFGKPSVSSHPLPEFLEGCPVPTYCLSPHGVTALKKILICVGALFPDITHSPLLPALAALLLHYSEDEAQCFESLSRLIASNAPHAAYIDQSFLAHQASCMTFGDLASKHCPAAHRLIAGAADNVLEVYSEWLSWLFPGLPFGYAVRVLDVFLLEGQKVLYRIALALLKQFRLSAAPAGPQGSDVKAELQAFVRNIAEHVTVDKLLERAFGIRLFSRKEIWLLHMANRKALVERGITVVQRRPSFHLAVDMQKFSSSTVTAQEMRLVWSWLPERFSLFPPLLLFSTSEDGCSLQRFYTCCEGYEPTVLLIKTTEGEVCGAFLSSDWAERKKSGATSGFFGTGECFVFTVRPEAERYEWVLIKKPELAKAVPRSRQRSPSPAPESPPGSSRASRSSSPNHLAVPSPQGRGRLSPFLAIRHFLLPSKTASMFMSGSRDGIVIGGGGGQALSLDASLLRGHTEHCETFDNPPLCQENFQVQLLEVWGFQRA from the exons ATGCCTGAGGCGCAGGGGCCGGCGCAGCTCCCGCGGGACGTCCTGGGCCGGCCCCCGAAGGAGCTGAAGCGGCTGGCGAGGGAAGGCTGCTGGGCCGGGAGCCAcgcgggccgggcccggctcTACCCCCGGCTCATCCAGCGCGTCTCCTGCCGCCTCGTCACCCCCGACGCGCTCGTGTACCGCGACGTGGCCGCCCGGCTCTTCGGGAAGCCCAGCGTGAGCTCGCACCCCCTGCCCGAGTTCCTGGAGGGCTGCCCCGTGCCCACCTACTGCCTCAGCCCGCACGGCGTCACGGCCCTGAAGAAGATCCTGATCTGCGTGGGCGCCCTGTTCCCCGACATCACGCACAGCCCGCTGCTGCCGGCGCTGGcggcgctgctgctgcactaCAGCGAGGACGAGGCGCAGTGCTTCGAGAGCCTCTCGCGCCTCATCGCCAGCAACGCTCCCCACGCCGCCTACATCGACCAGTCCTTCCTGGCCCACCAGGCCTCCTGCATGACCTTCGGGGACCTGGCCAGCAAGCACTGCCCCGCGGCCCACAGGCTCATAGCCGGCGCCGCCGACAACGTCCTCGAGGTCTACTCGGAGTGGCTGTCGTGGCTCTTCCCCGGGCTGCCCTTCGGCTACGCCGTGCGCGTGCTGGACGTGTTCCTGCTGGAGGGCCAGAAGGTCCTGTACCGCATcgccctggccctgctgaagCAGTTCAGGCTCTCGGCGGCCCCGGCCGGGCCGCAGGGCTCCGACGTCAAGGCCGAGCTGCAGGCTTTCGTCAGGAACATCGCCGAGCACGTCACCGTGGACAAACTCCTGGAGAGAGCCTTCGGCATCCGCCTCTTCTCCCGCAAGGAGATCTGGCTGCTCCACATGGCCAACAGGAAGGCCTTGGTGGAGAGGGGCATCACCGTGGTGCAGAGGAG GCCGTCCTTCCACCTGGCCGTGGACATGCAGAAGTTCAGCTCCAGCACTGTCACGGCGCAGGAGATGCGCCTCGTCTGGTCCTGGCTCCCCGAGCGCTTCTCGCTCTTCCCCCcgctgctgctcttctccacCTCCGAGGAcggctgcagcctgcagag GTTCTACACGTGCTGTGAAGGCTACGAGCCCACGGTGCTGCTCATCAAAACCACCGAGGGGGAG GTGTGTGGGGCCTTTCTCTCCTCCGACTGGGCCGAGAGGAAGAAGAGCGGAGCCACGTCGGGCTTTTTTGGGACAGGGGAGTGCTTTGTGTTCACT GTGCGCCCCGAGGCAGAGAGGTACGAGTGGGTGCTCATCAAGAAGCCGGAGCTGGCCAAGGCCGTGCCGCGCTCCCGGCAGCGCTCGCCTTCCCCCGCTCCCGAATCCCCGCCCGGCTCCTCCCGGGCCAGccgcagctccagccccaaCCACCTGGCCGTGCCCTCGCCGCAGGGGAGAGGCCGCCTGTCCCCGTTCCTGGCCATCAGGCacttcctgctgccctccaAAACGGCCTCCATGTTCATGTCCGGCTCCCGGGACGGGATCGTTATCG GCGGGGGGGGAGGCCAAGCGCTGTCCCTGGACGCCAGCCTGCTGCGGGGACACACGGAGCACTGCGAGACCTTCGACAACCCCCCGCTCTGCCAGGAGAACTTCCAGGTGCAGCTCTTGGAGGTGTGGGGCTTTCAAAGAGCCTag
- the LOC132336738 gene encoding TBC1 domain family member 24-like isoform X2: protein MPEAQGPAQLPRDVLGRPPKELKRLAREGCWAGSHAGRARLYPRLIQRVSCRLVTPDALVYRDVAARLFGKPSVSSHPLPEFLEGCPVPTYCLSPHGVTALKKILICVGALFPDITHSPLLPALAALLLHYSEDEAQCFESLSRLIASNAPHAAYIDQSFLAHQASCMTFGDLASKHCPAAHRLIAGAADNVLEVYSEWLSWLFPGLPFGYAVRVLDVFLLEGQKVLYRIALALLKQFRLSAAPAGPQGSDVKAELQAFVRNIAEHVTVDKLLERAFGIRLFSRKEIWLLHMANRKALVERGITVVQRRFYTCCEGYEPTVLLIKTTEGEVCGAFLSSDWAERKKSGATSGFFGTGECFVFTVRPEAERYEWVLIKKPELAKAVPRSRQRSPSPAPESPPGSSRASRSSSPNHLAVPSPQGRGRLSPFLAIRHFLLPSKTASMFMSGSRDGIVIGGGGGQALSLDASLLRGHTEHCETFDNPPLCQENFQVQLLEVWGFQRA, encoded by the exons ATGCCTGAGGCGCAGGGGCCGGCGCAGCTCCCGCGGGACGTCCTGGGCCGGCCCCCGAAGGAGCTGAAGCGGCTGGCGAGGGAAGGCTGCTGGGCCGGGAGCCAcgcgggccgggcccggctcTACCCCCGGCTCATCCAGCGCGTCTCCTGCCGCCTCGTCACCCCCGACGCGCTCGTGTACCGCGACGTGGCCGCCCGGCTCTTCGGGAAGCCCAGCGTGAGCTCGCACCCCCTGCCCGAGTTCCTGGAGGGCTGCCCCGTGCCCACCTACTGCCTCAGCCCGCACGGCGTCACGGCCCTGAAGAAGATCCTGATCTGCGTGGGCGCCCTGTTCCCCGACATCACGCACAGCCCGCTGCTGCCGGCGCTGGcggcgctgctgctgcactaCAGCGAGGACGAGGCGCAGTGCTTCGAGAGCCTCTCGCGCCTCATCGCCAGCAACGCTCCCCACGCCGCCTACATCGACCAGTCCTTCCTGGCCCACCAGGCCTCCTGCATGACCTTCGGGGACCTGGCCAGCAAGCACTGCCCCGCGGCCCACAGGCTCATAGCCGGCGCCGCCGACAACGTCCTCGAGGTCTACTCGGAGTGGCTGTCGTGGCTCTTCCCCGGGCTGCCCTTCGGCTACGCCGTGCGCGTGCTGGACGTGTTCCTGCTGGAGGGCCAGAAGGTCCTGTACCGCATcgccctggccctgctgaagCAGTTCAGGCTCTCGGCGGCCCCGGCCGGGCCGCAGGGCTCCGACGTCAAGGCCGAGCTGCAGGCTTTCGTCAGGAACATCGCCGAGCACGTCACCGTGGACAAACTCCTGGAGAGAGCCTTCGGCATCCGCCTCTTCTCCCGCAAGGAGATCTGGCTGCTCCACATGGCCAACAGGAAGGCCTTGGTGGAGAGGGGCATCACCGTGGTGCAGAGGAG GTTCTACACGTGCTGTGAAGGCTACGAGCCCACGGTGCTGCTCATCAAAACCACCGAGGGGGAG GTGTGTGGGGCCTTTCTCTCCTCCGACTGGGCCGAGAGGAAGAAGAGCGGAGCCACGTCGGGCTTTTTTGGGACAGGGGAGTGCTTTGTGTTCACT GTGCGCCCCGAGGCAGAGAGGTACGAGTGGGTGCTCATCAAGAAGCCGGAGCTGGCCAAGGCCGTGCCGCGCTCCCGGCAGCGCTCGCCTTCCCCCGCTCCCGAATCCCCGCCCGGCTCCTCCCGGGCCAGccgcagctccagccccaaCCACCTGGCCGTGCCCTCGCCGCAGGGGAGAGGCCGCCTGTCCCCGTTCCTGGCCATCAGGCacttcctgctgccctccaAAACGGCCTCCATGTTCATGTCCGGCTCCCGGGACGGGATCGTTATCG GCGGGGGGGGAGGCCAAGCGCTGTCCCTGGACGCCAGCCTGCTGCGGGGACACACGGAGCACTGCGAGACCTTCGACAACCCCCCGCTCTGCCAGGAGAACTTCCAGGTGCAGCTCTTGGAGGTGTGGGGCTTTCAAAGAGCCTag